A region of Streptomyces deccanensis DNA encodes the following proteins:
- a CDS encoding LysE family transporter has translation MTAALVAGLLAGYGIAIPVGAVATYLVSLTARTSLRTGVCAALGVATADGLYALLAALGGTALANALQPVLTPLRWASALVLLALAVRGAVGAVRQYRARRLPTRAQRDPVGPARAYLALLGITLLNPTTVVYFAALVLGSRATEAVSPLEQAVFVLAAFLASASWQLLLAGGGALLGRALTGHRGRLVTGLVSSAVIAGLAVLMP, from the coding sequence ATGACGGCCGCGCTCGTCGCGGGGCTCCTCGCCGGGTACGGCATCGCCATCCCCGTCGGAGCCGTCGCGACCTACCTCGTCTCCCTCACCGCCCGCACCTCCCTTCGGACCGGGGTGTGCGCCGCGCTCGGCGTCGCGACGGCCGACGGGCTGTACGCCCTGCTCGCCGCCCTCGGCGGTACGGCCCTCGCGAACGCCCTGCAACCGGTGCTCACCCCCCTGCGCTGGGCCTCGGCCCTGGTGCTCCTGGCGCTGGCGGTACGCGGCGCGGTCGGGGCCGTGCGCCAGTACCGCGCCCGGCGTCTGCCCACCCGGGCGCAGCGGGATCCGGTCGGCCCGGCACGCGCCTACCTCGCCCTCCTGGGCATCACCCTGCTGAACCCCACCACGGTGGTCTACTTCGCCGCGCTCGTGCTCGGCAGCCGCGCCACCGAGGCCGTGAGCCCCCTGGAACAAGCGGTGTTCGTCCTCGCCGCGTTCCTCGCCTCGGCGAGCTGGCAACTGCTGCTCGCCGGCGGTGGCGCCCTGCTGGGCCGTGCGCTGACCGGACACCGGGGGCGGTTGGTCACCGGTCTCGTGTCGAGCGCCGTGATCGCGGGACTCGCGGTGCTGATGCCGTAG